The following is a genomic window from Anaeromicrobium sediminis.
GTTATGTGGATATCTTACAGATAACCCTAAATCTATGGAACAGAGAATTAGGAGAACAGCCTATACGGGAATGACAAACATTGCTAATTTGGGAATAGACGACTATTTAAATGATGTGTTCGTTGAGTTTTCAAATAGCGTATATGACTTTAAGCAAGTAAAAAGACAAATGGATTATATAAAAGGTAAAAGCATTATTATGGGATCGGTGAATGTTAAAAAGTTCATAGATGGAATAGTTTTTGCTGCCATGGATAACGGACGTATATAAAATAAAACTCCTGAGAAAATATTTTCTTAGGAGTTTTTTTACTTACTAGGAAATTATAAATTTTCAAAGATGTGGATAAGTAAAAAATTAAGGGGGTGTGGGGGAAGTATTCCCCTGCCTCTTTAAAGGAGGGTGTTCAGATTGCGATAGCAATCGTCGAAGGGAACCATAGGGTTCCATAACGAATCATACGAAGTATGACTTTTTTATATATAAAGCTGGTATAATGTGGATAGTACATGAAAAAGGATGATGAATATGAAATTAAAGACTATCCATGAAAAAAGAATCATTGAAGAATTTCTAAAGGATAAAAATCCTAATGACTATCACTATTATTATAATAATCTAGAATCTCCCTTTTGGGAAAATACTCAATGGTTTGGATTGTTTAATAAGGAAAAATTAGAAGCTTTAGCCATGTATATAATAAAATATGGATTTCCCGTACTTCTTTGTACTTCCTATTCAAATGATGAATATGCAGAAGAACTTGCTAAGCAATTAAAAGCTTTTTTACCTAAGGATTTATATGCCCATTTAAATAGAAGGGATAACAACTTCCAAGGACAAGTATGTAAATATTATAATATGGAGTTAAAGGAGCATATAGATTATAAAGGATATAATGCAAAGGAAGTAGTAAGACTGACTAAAGATGATTATGACATTATAGTAAACCTACTAGAGAAAAGTCATCCAGAGTATTTATTAGAACGGGAATTTGTTGAAGAAAATTATTTCTTTGGAATAAAAGATGGTCATAAATTAATCTGTGTAGGTGGTATAAGTGCTAAAAATGAAGAAGTGGCTGTAGCTGCAATTGGATGTGTAACTACTCACCCAGACTACAGGAAAAAAGGATTAGGAACTAAAGTCATGGTGGAGATTATAAAAAACCTATTAGGGGAGTATGAAAATATATGCTTAAATGTAAAAGAAGAAAATCTTCCTGCCATAGGATGTTATGAAAAACTGGGTTTTAAGAAAATAGGATTCTTTAATGAAGTAATAACGGGTTAATAAAAAGAGCTGTCTAAAGAGCAGCTCTTTTAATGCTATTATGATTTTTTTCTTTTAGTGTATAATGAATTATACTAAATATTGGAATCAAGTATAAGTAAAAGGCATAGGGAATAAAATCTATATTACTTACGCCTAGGGTTGTGGCAGGAACAAAGGCTGCTATATTCCATGGAATAAGGGGTGTTAGGACTATGGCTGTATTTTCTAAGTTAATAGATAAATCATAGTTACTAGACCCCTTTTTATTATAAGTTTTCTTCATAAGTTCATTAGTAAGAACTACACTAATAGTTTGATTAGATCCTAATGCACCTGTAATAATACTAACAACTATAGTGTATAAAAATAGTTGTAAAGAATTTTTAGCCCTTAACAATAGATCATCTATATTAGATAATAGATTAGTGCCACTAAGTATACCACCTAAGGAACAGGAGATAAATACTATTATCTGTGCCTTATACATGGGGATTATTCCTCCCCCTGCTAATATATCATAAAGAGGGTTAGACGTATCTAGTTTGAATCCTAAAGTCATATATTTTATTAAATTTAGAAAATCATATCCTTGGATAAATATACTAATAAAAGTAGCTATTATTATACTTACTACCATAGATATTTTTACGTCAACTTTAAAAATAGATAAAGCAAGTATAGCCAAAGCTGGTAGTAATACTATAAAGCTTATATTAAAAGTATTTAAAATTTGATTATCTATACTACTTCCTACAATTGTAAGGGGCATTCTTAAGGAAAGAACTAAATATAGTATCATTGAAACTATATAAGGGATAGTTCCTGTCTTGAACATACTCCTTATATTTGTATATAAATTTGTATCTGTCAAGTTTGCAACTAGATTTGCACTAGATGACATGGGAGAGCATCTATCCCCAAAATAAGCTCCACCTATTATGGCACCAGCTGCAACACTAAGGTCTATACCTCCACCCTTTGCCATTATGATTAAGGCCACCCCCACTGTAGAAGTTGTTCCAAAGGCAGTTCCTAATAAAAATGACATTAGAGAACTAATTAAAAAGGCATAAAGGATAAAGTAGTTAGGATTCATATATTTAATTCCATAATAAACTATGCCAGCCACCGTTCCAGAAGCCATCCACACAGATGTTATGGCTCCGATTAATAAAAAAATCTTTAAAACTATAAGAGCTTTTTTTACCCCACTATAAGCCATAGCTAATATACTTTTAAATGAATATCCACGCCTCATACTAATATAGGAAAAGGTTAAAAGGGCTATTAAAAGAGGATAAGCAATAAAAAAACCTTTCCATATGGATATTATCAATGAACAAAATACTAATAGTATTCCTAATAAAAGATCCAAAATAATCACCTCACAAGTTAATATTACATTCATGTCACATATATGTTAGCACATATTTAGGCCATGGGCAAAAGAATGTAAATACACTATAAATTTAAATAAAAAGTAGGAAGAACTTTAGTTCTTCCTACTTTTTATTTAAGTTCTATATTTTTTCAATTTGAATGAGCTTTACCGTATCATTACCTAAGTCTTCTCGTATAGTATAAGATTGATCAATATAAGTAGTGGCAATAGATAAATCCATTTGTTCCTTGTAATTTAAATACTCTAAATCTTCTGAAGTTAAGTTATTTGAAGCACCAAGGTCTATCCATGCATTAAATATACAACCGCTACGACTAGATAAAGTATAAGTTTTAAACTTATATTTACCATTGCTTAAATTTAATGTAACTTCAATGTGTGTTTTATTGTCAATAAGAACTTCTTTAGCTCCTTTATATTGTTCAAAGGTTAGCATGGAATAATCTTTTATTTCAGAATAATTATATAATAAAATTTGAAATTTGTTATTGTTCCTCAATATTAAATAATTAGGTCCCTTTTTTAGAATTAATCCCTTTAATTTAGTTAGTAAGTAAAAGGAATTATATGTAGGTTTTTTAAATCCATTATAAGTTAAAAGTCCAAGATCTCCATAAAACATTTTAGAACTTCTAAGATCATCTACAAAGGTTATTTGTCTACTAGATTCATCCAAGTCATTTAATATTTCGTTTATCATATAGGATGCTTTAAAGGAAGTATCATTTAAATAATGATTATTTTCAACCTTTATAAAATAAGTTTTTAGGTTCATTTTTCTAATATTTGCCAATAGTTCTTTTACTAGACTTTTTTTCTTTAAAAAGGCATCTTCAGTCATTTCCACAGACATGAAATCTAAATTTCTGTTTTCAAAATTAATTAGAAAATAAAGTTCCTCAAAGTTAGGAGCGGGAACAAATAGAATTCCAAATTTTAATTTTGCAAAGTTTTTCATTACTACGTTTATAGTTTTTACATATAGGCTAATAGATTTTTCATAATTCCTATCTTCACTGGAAAATTCAAATTTCCACCTTTGAACTTCATATAAACCATATCTATCTATACAATGTTGTAAAAAATTTTGAAGAAGGGTATGCCATCTACTTAAGGAATATTTTTTAGAAGTATAATATAGTTCAATAAAGGGTTTTAAATTGTTTTTCATAAAAAAATCTAGTAAAGTATCTATATTAAACCAATTATATGTATTTTCTTCCTTATTATAAAAATACATACCTTCTGTGAATATGCCACTAAATCTTATATAATCAAATTTCATTTCCTGTTGAATTTTCTTTAAATTATCTTGCCAGTTTGTATTCAGTCCATCATAAACTAAGTCAAAATACAGTATTTTCTCAAATTTATTATGCATTCCAACAGGCTTATTAATATCCACATTAATAGAGTGATTTAGTTTAGGATCTTCCTTTAAACTAATTCCTTGTTTTGTTATGAAAGATTTTATTATTTCCTTATAGTCATCAGGTATGTTGAAGGAATCACTATATACATAAGAATCTTTAGAGTTTATATTTTTTCTAAATTCATCAGGAGTCATAGTATGTTTCTCTTTAAATAGTTTTGTATAAGATTTCACATTTGGAAATCCATTATCCAGTGCCACATCTATTATATTTTTATTAGTATATAACAAATCCTTCATGGATTTATTTAATCTAAATTGACTAAGATATTCGTGAAAACCAATGCTAAGATTTTTCTTAAAGAGTTTTGACAGATAGTGAACACTTATAAACTCCATTTGAGCTAAATCGGATAGGGTAATTTTTTGTGTATAATTATACTCAATAAAATTCATTATACGTCTAAGTCTTTCATGGGAGTATTTTTCATAGGACCTAATAGTTTCCTTATCTCCTTTGAAATTAGAGAGTAAATATTCTAATAAATACAAAGATTCCTTTAGAAGATGTATATGAGCATATTCATCATTATCATAAAAGATAGACATCATTTTTGCTAGTAAGTGTCGTAGTTGCTCATATTTACTATTTTCCCCATTAAATAAAAAGGATTTACAATCAAGGGAAATATCTAGGAGTTTAGAATAATAGTTTTTATAGAATGTAGGATTTATTTTTAGGGAAAGAACTACCGTATTGTCACAGGCGTGGGTTAAACTGTGACCTTCATTAGTATTTAATAATAATAAATCCTTTTTTTCTAGGGTATAGGTTTTGTGACCTAAATCAACGTTTAATTTCCCTGATAAAACTAAAATAATTTCAATTTCCTTATGCCATAGCATGGGGTGTTTTTTTTGAGTCAATATGGTGAAAGTAAAGGGTAAATGTCCTTGATTATTAAAAAAATCATGATTATCATTCATTTTTTCTACCTCACTTTAGATTATGTGAAAATTTCTTTGTAAATTAGCTTGAACAAAAAAAGACTATAAAGAGTATAAAAATTGTCCTTTTGCCTTTCGACAAAATAAAAAATATAAAAACTTTCTATAATTGTAACAAAAAATACCATTAAATAATAGTACATTTTAGTTATAATTTAATTAACAATTGAGAAAAGACGAAAAATGGAGAAAA
Proteins encoded in this region:
- a CDS encoding GNAT family N-acetyltransferase — protein: MKLKTIHEKRIIEEFLKDKNPNDYHYYYNNLESPFWENTQWFGLFNKEKLEALAMYIIKYGFPVLLCTSYSNDEYAEELAKQLKAFLPKDLYAHLNRRDNNFQGQVCKYYNMELKEHIDYKGYNAKEVVRLTKDDYDIIVNLLEKSHPEYLLEREFVEENYFFGIKDGHKLICVGGISAKNEEVAVAAIGCVTTHPDYRKKGLGTKVMVEIIKNLLGEYENICLNVKEENLPAIGCYEKLGFKKIGFFNEVITG
- a CDS encoding Na+/H+ antiporter NhaC family protein — encoded protein: MDLLLGILLVFCSLIISIWKGFFIAYPLLIALLTFSYISMRRGYSFKSILAMAYSGVKKALIVLKIFLLIGAITSVWMASGTVAGIVYYGIKYMNPNYFILYAFLISSLMSFLLGTAFGTTSTVGVALIIMAKGGGIDLSVAAGAIIGGAYFGDRCSPMSSSANLVANLTDTNLYTNIRSMFKTGTIPYIVSMILYLVLSLRMPLTIVGSSIDNQILNTFNISFIVLLPALAILALSIFKVDVKISMVVSIIIATFISIFIQGYDFLNLIKYMTLGFKLDTSNPLYDILAGGGIIPMYKAQIIVFISCSLGGILSGTNLLSNIDDLLLRAKNSLQLFLYTIVVSIITGALGSNQTISVVLTNELMKKTYNKKGSSNYDLSINLENTAIVLTPLIPWNIAAFVPATTLGVSNIDFIPYAFYLYLIPIFSIIHYTLKEKNHNSIKRAAL
- a CDS encoding GH39 family glycosyl hydrolase, producing the protein MNDNHDFFNNQGHLPFTFTILTQKKHPMLWHKEIEIILVLSGKLNVDLGHKTYTLEKKDLLLLNTNEGHSLTHACDNTVVLSLKINPTFYKNYYSKLLDISLDCKSFLFNGENSKYEQLRHLLAKMMSIFYDNDEYAHIHLLKESLYLLEYLLSNFKGDKETIRSYEKYSHERLRRIMNFIEYNYTQKITLSDLAQMEFISVHYLSKLFKKNLSIGFHEYLSQFRLNKSMKDLLYTNKNIIDVALDNGFPNVKSYTKLFKEKHTMTPDEFRKNINSKDSYVYSDSFNIPDDYKEIIKSFITKQGISLKEDPKLNHSINVDINKPVGMHNKFEKILYFDLVYDGLNTNWQDNLKKIQQEMKFDYIRFSGIFTEGMYFYNKEENTYNWFNIDTLLDFFMKNNLKPFIELYYTSKKYSLSRWHTLLQNFLQHCIDRYGLYEVQRWKFEFSSEDRNYEKSISLYVKTINVVMKNFAKLKFGILFVPAPNFEELYFLINFENRNLDFMSVEMTEDAFLKKKSLVKELLANIRKMNLKTYFIKVENNHYLNDTSFKASYMINEILNDLDESSRQITFVDDLRSSKMFYGDLGLLTYNGFKKPTYNSFYLLTKLKGLILKKGPNYLILRNNNKFQILLYNYSEIKDYSMLTFEQYKGAKEVLIDNKTHIEVTLNLSNGKYKFKTYTLSSRSGCIFNAWIDLGASNNLTSEDLEYLNYKEQMDLSIATTYIDQSYTIREDLGNDTVKLIQIEKI